In a single window of the Lebetimonas sp. JH292 genome:
- a CDS encoding efflux RND transporter permease subunit — MFEFFYKRGYLLTAIIIGMFVFGVLGLIKMPKNLFPDANRPEVVIFTTVPGATPSVVATMVSKPIEEEMGTLSNVYEIKSTNVPNFSIVHVVFDYKKGLQAAAVDVNNALNRIKGKLPPNATPAIYLVGDFTLPVDVFSLYPKNNSINLAEIRKIAESYIKPKLLSSPNIGNVEVFGGYQSAVMIKLDPKKMKKYNLTLDKVINIIRATNKDLPIGFIKSKDGFLTLSFYGEKDDVKKLKVSFILPNIKLKDIADIKWTYQTNNSGYIGDDKPSIAISVQRAPGGSVLDTAKAARAIMKQIQKEYPNIAVKIADTQVELVETANTNMLEALRDAIIYTLLVLLIFLGNFRAIVAAGFSIPMVFFGTIAFLYLTGQGLNIVIYTAIILALGMLTDDAVVVLENIERHLEEKESLKDAIYYGTKEVLKPIFAGTISTIAITFPLMFAGGFPQKIFRPLIETLIIALLISWFLSITFIPKLSLLLYKNGFEKTKIEKFFEILYQKTIGKLIIPYVGIIKFSNGKFYPLRRMLIMAAAVFTLMLSLKNIMPTIGRDTMPPMDTGIMKVSLEFSNNINADEAKKRLIPFFAWLDKQPWLEKSSVSIGTEKGVLSLGGGGAGNSVGMTITAVNRFKRKKTIWQLENEIREHLANLHGIKKLAVFDFGATPLSTISAPLDIEIRSENYENLPDIAHRVERLLYNIKGLTTIKTSWDKDMQEAVIKIDKNKALSYGVTPLQIISQIALNDKVATINSDLSSMNVQFVRVRFNKNYENMESLKYLLISTPKGVIPLKEIATIKPDFTYNKITRDDLLYSIDVEGYRAKRPVSKITADADNILHKAEIKNYEQAGDIKEMKDSFSRMIKAIAIGIIVLILTLSVVYESFRLAFIMILVLPLSMIGAAWGMLIMHKPSCMPSLMGTLLLFGIIIKNAVLLIDFYKNYKKEGNRPYDAALQAIRVRFRPVMMTAFGTIAGMIPIALEQAVGLERLSPLADVAIGGLLIGTLLTLVYVPMISYATDPDNKKTNIFEKMEEELEK, encoded by the coding sequence ATGTTTGAATTTTTTTATAAAAGAGGTTACCTATTAACCGCGATAATTATAGGAATGTTTGTATTTGGGGTTTTAGGGCTTATTAAAATGCCAAAAAATCTTTTTCCTGATGCAAACAGACCTGAAGTTGTAATATTCACAACCGTCCCCGGTGCAACTCCAAGCGTAGTTGCAACAATGGTATCAAAACCTATTGAAGAAGAGATGGGGACACTTAGTAATGTATATGAAATTAAATCTACAAATGTTCCAAATTTCTCAATAGTTCATGTTGTATTTGATTACAAAAAAGGACTCCAGGCAGCAGCTGTTGATGTAAACAATGCCCTAAACCGTATAAAAGGCAAATTACCTCCAAATGCTACACCTGCAATATATTTAGTAGGAGATTTTACACTTCCTGTAGATGTTTTTTCTCTTTATCCAAAAAACAATTCTATCAATTTGGCTGAAATCAGAAAAATTGCCGAGAGTTACATAAAACCAAAACTTCTTTCATCCCCTAATATCGGAAATGTTGAAGTTTTCGGCGGATATCAAAGCGCGGTAATGATAAAACTTGACCCTAAAAAAATGAAAAAATATAACCTAACACTCGATAAAGTAATAAATATTATTAGAGCTACAAATAAAGATTTACCTATCGGTTTTATAAAAAGCAAAGACGGATTTTTAACTTTAAGTTTTTACGGTGAAAAAGATGATGTTAAAAAGCTAAAAGTTAGCTTTATCTTGCCAAATATTAAATTAAAAGATATAGCTGATATTAAATGGACATATCAAACAAATAACAGCGGATATATAGGAGATGACAAACCTTCCATTGCAATTTCAGTTCAGAGGGCTCCAGGTGGAAGCGTTTTAGATACTGCAAAAGCCGCCAGAGCTATAATGAAACAAATTCAAAAAGAATATCCAAATATAGCTGTAAAAATTGCTGATACTCAAGTAGAGCTTGTTGAAACTGCAAATACAAATATGCTTGAAGCTTTACGTGACGCCATTATTTATACACTTTTAGTATTACTTATTTTCCTTGGAAACTTCAGGGCGATTGTTGCAGCCGGATTTTCTATCCCAATGGTGTTTTTTGGAACAATTGCTTTTCTTTACCTAACGGGTCAGGGATTAAACATCGTGATTTACACTGCCATTATATTGGCCCTCGGAATGCTAACAGACGATGCAGTTGTTGTGCTTGAAAATATTGAAAGACACTTAGAAGAAAAAGAGAGCTTAAAAGATGCAATATATTATGGGACAAAAGAAGTTTTAAAACCTATTTTTGCAGGGACAATTTCTACAATTGCAATTACATTTCCTTTAATGTTTGCCGGCGGCTTTCCTCAAAAAATATTCAGACCGTTAATTGAAACATTGATTATAGCGCTTCTTATCAGCTGGTTTTTATCTATTACCTTTATTCCGAAACTATCGCTTCTTTTATATAAAAACGGTTTTGAAAAAACAAAAATAGAAAAATTCTTTGAAATACTTTATCAAAAAACCATAGGAAAACTTATAATCCCTTATGTAGGAATAATTAAATTCTCAAACGGAAAATTTTATCCTCTAAGAAGAATGCTTATTATGGCGGCGGCAGTATTCACATTAATGCTAAGCCTTAAAAACATTATGCCGACAATCGGAAGAGATACAATGCCTCCTATGGATACTGGTATTATGAAAGTAAGCTTGGAATTTTCAAACAACATTAATGCAGATGAGGCTAAAAAAAGACTAATTCCATTCTTTGCATGGTTAGATAAACAACCTTGGCTTGAGAAAAGTTCAGTATCAATCGGGACTGAAAAAGGTGTTTTATCCCTTGGAGGCGGAGGTGCCGGAAACAGTGTAGGAATGACTATTACCGCCGTAAACAGATTTAAAAGAAAAAAAACAATCTGGCAGCTTGAAAATGAAATAAGAGAGCATTTAGCAAATCTGCACGGAATAAAAAAACTTGCAGTATTTGATTTTGGTGCAACACCTCTTTCTACAATAAGTGCGCCTCTTGATATTGAAATTAGAAGCGAAAATTACGAAAACTTACCAGATATTGCACACAGGGTCGAAAGACTTCTATATAACATAAAAGGTCTTACAACTATAAAAACAAGCTGGGACAAAGATATGCAAGAAGCTGTTATTAAAATAGATAAAAATAAAGCCTTAAGTTATGGAGTAACTCCACTTCAGATAATTTCGCAAATTGCCTTAAATGATAAAGTAGCAACAATTAATTCAGACTTAAGCAGTATGAATGTGCAGTTTGTAAGGGTTAGATTTAATAAAAACTATGAAAATATGGAAAGTTTAAAATATTTGTTAATTTCTACACCAAAAGGAGTTATTCCTTTAAAAGAAATAGCTACAATAAAACCAGATTTTACTTATAATAAAATTACAAGAGACGATTTACTCTACTCAATTGATGTGGAAGGATACAGAGCTAAAAGACCTGTTAGTAAAATTACAGCTGACGCTGATAATATATTACATAAAGCGGAAATCAAAAATTACGAACAGGCCGGTGACATAAAAGAGATGAAAGATTCATTTTCAAGAATGATTAAAGCAATTGCTATTGGTATAATTGTATTAATTCTAACTTTAAGCGTTGTTTATGAATCATTTAGACTTGCATTTATTATGATTTTAGTATTGCCTCTTTCTATGATTGGGGCGGCATGGGGAATGCTGATTATGCACAAACCTTCATGTATGCCAAGTTTAATGGGTACACTGCTTCTTTTTGGAATTATTATCAAAAACGCGGTATTGCTTATTGACTTTTATAAAAATTATAAAAAAGAAGGCAATAGACCTTACGATGCTGCACTTCAGGCTATCAGGGTCAGATTCAGGCCTGTTATGATGACAGCTTTTGGTACAATTGCCGGTATGATTCCTATTGCTCTTGAACAAGCTGTAGGGCTTGAGAGACTCTCACCTCTTGCCGATGTTGCAATTGGCGGACTTTTAATAGGAACTCTTCTTACACTTGTATATGTTCCAATGATTTCATACGCAACAGACCCGGATAATAAAAAAACAAATATTTTCGAAAAAATGGAAGAAGAATTAGAAAAATAA
- a CDS encoding rhodanese-like domain-containing protein produces the protein MTKYATPQGQNEIKISLEEFKKEFNEGNAVLIDIRMPFEKKVWKLPFALDIPANELENRLNEIPKDKLIVTACPGNSRSSFAAAFLKEKGYNAKFLVEGLLELMKAFKGGKAKELKVD, from the coding sequence ATGACAAAATACGCAACACCACAAGGTCAAAATGAAATTAAAATTTCACTTGAAGAGTTTAAAAAAGAATTTAACGAAGGCAATGCAGTATTAATCGATATTAGAATGCCTTTTGAAAAAAAAGTATGGAAATTACCTTTTGCTCTTGATATTCCAGCAAATGAGCTTGAAAACAGACTAAATGAAATTCCAAAAGATAAACTAATCGTAACTGCATGTCCGGGAAACAGCAGAAGTTCTTTTGCAGCAGCTTTTCTTAAAGAAAAAGGTTATAATGCAAAATTTTTAGTAGAAGGATTGCTTGAGCTTATGAAAGCGTTTAAAGGCGGAAAAGCAAAAGAGCTTAAGGTAGATTAA
- a CDS encoding sulfite exporter TauE/SafE family protein has product MHELLYYGEFFILTLIFSTVFAMGGVGSAIVLVPLFNSLGLPLNVAKAFGLFINSMSTITASIMNFLRGVLDIRATLPLAISSIIGAPIGAYSSKFIPPVYVKILLALFIILAVFLMFKKKKEAKFNYTKQWVMVALGLSVGFLSGLMGVGGGSLILPALILLGFDAKVSAYMVSFVLPFSTLSGFFTYLSITHIDWIMLLNVSAAAILGGYLGDKIMHYRLTPQQVKKLIAIILILLDIKIIYSILHYYHLV; this is encoded by the coding sequence ATGCATGAATTACTTTATTACGGGGAATTTTTTATTTTAACACTGATATTTTCTACTGTTTTCGCAATGGGCGGAGTCGGTTCGGCCATTGTTTTAGTACCCCTTTTTAATTCACTTGGACTTCCTTTAAATGTGGCAAAGGCTTTCGGGCTTTTTATAAATTCAATGAGCACAATTACTGCCAGTATTATGAACTTTTTAAGGGGAGTTCTTGATATAAGAGCCACTCTTCCTCTTGCAATTTCTTCAATTATAGGGGCGCCTATCGGCGCATATTCAAGCAAATTTATCCCGCCTGTTTATGTAAAAATTCTTCTGGCTTTATTTATTATATTAGCCGTATTTTTAATGTTTAAAAAGAAAAAAGAAGCCAAATTTAATTATACAAAACAGTGGGTAATGGTTGCTTTAGGTTTAAGTGTCGGTTTTTTATCCGGACTTATGGGAGTAGGTGGAGGGAGTTTAATTTTACCTGCTTTGATTTTACTCGGATTTGATGCAAAAGTGTCCGCTTATATGGTAAGTTTTGTCCTTCCGTTTTCAACGCTCAGCGGATTTTTTACGTACTTAAGCATTACACATATAGACTGGATTATGCTTTTAAATGTAAGTGCAGCCGCAATTTTAGGAGGATATTTGGGTGATAAAATAATGCATTACCGCTTAACACCTCAGCAGGTTAAAAAATTAATTGCTATTATTTTAATTTTGCTGGATATAAAAATTATTTATTCAATTTTACATTATTATCATTTGGTTTAA
- a CDS encoding UPF0758 domain-containing protein, with the protein MKKIKELEKFEKPREKAVLLGSGVKGKDVIKLSREIVKILKNDFDEINIEKLLQIHGLGIVKQYKTVTSAKDIYEELKEFYDKKQEYCIIVAHNHPSGNLTH; encoded by the coding sequence ATGAAAAAAATTAAAGAGCTTGAAAAATTTGAAAAGCCAAGAGAAAAAGCCGTATTGCTTGGAAGCGGTGTTAAAGGAAAAGATGTTATTAAACTTTCACGGGAAATTGTAAAAATTTTAAAAAATGACTTTGATGAAATCAACATAGAAAAACTTCTTCAAATCCACGGGCTTGGTATTGTAAAACAATATAAAACTGTCACCTCAGCTAAAGATATTTATGAAGAACTGAAAGAATTCTATGATAAAAAACAGGAATATTGTATTATTGTAGCGCATAACCATCCATCAGGAAATCTTACTCATTGA
- a CDS encoding helix-turn-helix domain-containing protein, which translates to MPEEDLLKIEEIISNVIHDNCYPLILPEISFVNHNGKYVVKIKIYKGNNPPYC; encoded by the coding sequence ATGCCTGAAGAAGATTTATTAAAAATAGAAGAAATAATAAGCAATGTTATCCATGATAACTGCTATCCTCTTATTTTGCCTGAAATTTCATTTGTAAATCATAATGGAAAATATGTTGTTAAAATTAAAATTTACAAAGGTAATAACCCGCCTTATTGTTAG
- the moaC gene encoding cyclic pyranopterin monophosphate synthase MoaC — MKLTHINEKHNPKMVDVGEKAVTKRIAVASGEIHMQKETKKAILEEKTKKGAVLQTAIIAAIMGGKKTSELIPMCHNILIDGIDVDVEEIENGFKLIATAKTTSKTGIEMEALTAVSIGLLAIYDMAKAIDRSMEITNIHLDYKAGGKSGEFKRSE; from the coding sequence ATGAAACTAACTCATATAAATGAAAAGCACAATCCTAAAATGGTGGATGTCGGAGAAAAAGCTGTTACAAAAAGAATTGCAGTTGCAAGCGGTGAAATACATATGCAAAAAGAAACAAAAAAAGCTATTTTGGAAGAAAAAACAAAAAAAGGTGCGGTTTTGCAAACAGCAATAATAGCTGCAATTATGGGCGGTAAAAAAACAAGCGAATTAATTCCGATGTGTCATAATATTTTAATAGACGGAATAGATGTGGATGTAGAAGAAATTGAAAACGGGTTTAAACTAATTGCAACCGCAAAAACCACTTCAAAAACCGGTATTGAAATGGAAGCCCTAACTGCCGTAAGTATCGGGCTTCTTGCAATTTATGATATGGCAAAAGCAATAGACAGAAGTATGGAAATAACAAATATTCATTTAGATTATAAAGCCGGTGGAAAATCGGGGGAATTTAAAAGAAGTGAATAG
- a CDS encoding NTP transferase domain-containing protein, translating into MKREIYITCFILVGGKSSRFGEDKSKLFYKIQFDKCKKIFKKVCFVAKNKKFKNYPFFIEKSKIYAPIFALEEIIKKEKKVFVLSVDTPLISEKSIKKLLFSHATASQNPLIGYYDYTMLPKIKESIKTDLRLFKINPKKIKINNKELININKKSDLKLIRKF; encoded by the coding sequence GTGAAAAGAGAAATATATATTACATGTTTTATTTTAGTGGGTGGAAAATCGAGCAGGTTCGGTGAGGATAAATCAAAACTTTTTTATAAAATTCAATTTGATAAATGTAAAAAAATATTTAAAAAGGTCTGTTTTGTGGCAAAAAACAAAAAATTTAAAAATTACCCTTTTTTTATAGAAAAATCTAAAATATACGCTCCAATTTTTGCTTTGGAAGAAATTATAAAAAAAGAAAAAAAAGTTTTTGTTTTAAGTGTTGACACCCCTTTAATATCTGAAAAATCAATAAAAAAGCTCCTTTTTTCACACGCTACAGCTTCACAAAATCCCTTAATCGGATATTATGATTATACAATGCTGCCGAAAATAAAAGAATCGATTAAAACAGATTTGAGACTTTTTAAAATAAATCCCAAAAAAATAAAAATTAACAATAAAGAATTAATTAATATAAATAAAAAAAGCGATTTAAAACTTATTCGTAAATTCTAA
- the polA gene encoding DNA polymerase I: MTTLTIIDTFGFLFRNFYALPPLKSKKGIPTGMITGFMNFIASLGRDFPTDYVVFTLDSKEKETFRKEMFSDYKANRPEAPEELKAQLPIAIDLIKEMGFKMIEKPGFESDDLIASLAKTAAKNGIKVKIVSHDKDMYQLIDDDKIVIFDPIKKTEINEVECFKKFGVYPKDFKDFQALLGDSSDNVPGVRGIGVKTAAKLINEYHTLENIYAHIDEIKGAVKKRLLDGKESAFLSRKLVTLKTDLFENINLEEFKYPEINPVLKVADKLIDLDIKSIVDRVKKDGLFVKTKAPEIKRIEFNAVLIENEKELFDIIDSIKDEIVAFDTETDSLENPNIVGFSFAFRENEAYYVPVNHNYLGVSKQIPENKAIEAIKKLLSKKIIGHNLKFDFKMLRKYGIDTPAPFADTMILAWIIDPDSPVGLDSVAKRYLEHTNIKFKEVVGKNQNFSNIDIQSACKYAAEDAFITLKLYHKLKEKLWKEVKWDLEEIEWQFINLLIDMENEGIKLDIEYMNKLQKKITEKLDSLTKEIYSLAGSEFNIKSPKQLGYILFETLKLPAKRKTKTGFSTDEKVLKSLKSAHPIIEKLLEYRKFDKLLSTYIIPLSEHAKKDKFHKIYTNFLQTGTSTGRLSSKNPNLQNIPTSTEINIRNAFYTDKLFVSLDYSQIELRLLAHFSEDSSMIKAFLENADIHQKTADIIGTTRSIAKSINFGLIYGMGPKKLSETINVSMKEAKEFIEKYFSSFPTVKDFLEKIKINARDNGFVETLFKRRRFFDFASANARTLAMFEREAVNTIFQGSAADIIKKAMLDIKNFNPSAKMILQIHDELIFEIEDEKEALEYKKIMENVVKLKVPLKVGISFGKRWGELK, from the coding sequence ATGACCACACTTACAATTATTGACACATTCGGATTTTTATTTAGAAATTTTTATGCCCTGCCCCCGCTTAAAAGCAAAAAAGGCATTCCTACAGGAATGATAACCGGATTTATGAATTTTATAGCAAGTCTCGGACGTGATTTTCCAACCGATTATGTTGTATTTACACTCGATTCAAAAGAAAAAGAAACTTTCAGAAAAGAGATGTTCAGCGATTATAAAGCAAACCGTCCGGAAGCTCCGGAAGAGCTTAAAGCCCAACTTCCGATTGCAATAGATTTAATTAAAGAAATGGGCTTTAAGATGATAGAAAAACCAGGATTTGAAAGTGATGATTTAATTGCAAGTTTAGCCAAAACAGCAGCTAAAAACGGGATAAAAGTAAAAATAGTAAGCCATGATAAGGATATGTATCAGTTAATTGATGATGATAAAATAGTGATTTTTGACCCTATAAAAAAAACAGAAATAAACGAAGTTGAATGTTTTAAAAAATTCGGGGTTTATCCAAAAGATTTTAAAGATTTTCAGGCATTACTCGGAGATTCAAGCGATAATGTCCCTGGAGTCAGAGGAATAGGGGTAAAAACAGCCGCAAAACTTATAAATGAATATCATACGCTTGAAAATATATACGCCCATATTGATGAAATAAAAGGGGCTGTAAAAAAAAGACTCCTTGATGGAAAAGAGAGTGCATTTTTAAGTAGAAAGCTTGTAACCTTAAAAACAGATTTGTTTGAAAATATAAATTTAGAAGAATTTAAATACCCTGAAATAAACCCTGTTTTGAAAGTGGCCGACAAACTTATAGATCTTGATATTAAAAGCATAGTGGACAGGGTAAAAAAAGACGGGCTTTTTGTTAAAACAAAAGCACCCGAGATAAAAAGAATCGAATTTAACGCCGTTTTAATAGAAAATGAAAAAGAGCTCTTTGACATAATTGATTCAATTAAAGATGAAATTGTAGCATTCGATACGGAAACCGATTCTCTTGAAAATCCCAATATAGTCGGATTCAGTTTTGCCTTTAGGGAAAATGAGGCCTATTATGTGCCTGTGAATCATAATTATTTAGGGGTTAGCAAACAGATACCTGAAAATAAGGCAATTGAAGCAATTAAAAAATTATTATCCAAAAAAATAATAGGGCACAATTTAAAATTTGATTTTAAAATGTTGCGAAAATACGGAATTGACACCCCCGCCCCGTTTGCCGATACAATGATTCTTGCCTGGATAATCGACCCCGATTCCCCGGTAGGGCTTGACAGTGTTGCAAAAAGATATCTTGAGCATACAAATATAAAATTTAAGGAAGTTGTGGGAAAAAATCAAAATTTCTCAAATATAGACATCCAAAGTGCCTGCAAATATGCTGCTGAAGATGCTTTTATAACATTAAAACTGTATCATAAACTAAAAGAAAAATTATGGAAAGAAGTTAAATGGGATTTGGAAGAAATTGAGTGGCAATTTATAAATTTGTTAATTGATATGGAAAACGAGGGGATAAAACTTGATATAGAATATATGAATAAACTCCAGAAAAAAATAACCGAAAAATTAGACTCCCTTACCAAAGAGATTTATTCTCTTGCGGGAAGCGAATTTAATATAAAAAGTCCTAAACAGCTTGGATACATACTTTTTGAAACCTTGAAACTTCCTGCAAAAAGAAAAACAAAAACCGGATTTTCCACCGATGAAAAAGTGTTAAAATCATTAAAATCCGCTCATCCTATAATAGAAAAACTGCTTGAATACAGAAAATTTGACAAATTACTTTCAACATATATAATACCGCTGAGCGAGCATGCAAAAAAAGACAAATTCCATAAAATTTACACCAATTTTCTTCAGACAGGAACATCCACGGGAAGACTTTCAAGCAAAAATCCAAATCTTCAAAACATCCCGACATCAACCGAAATAAACATAAGAAACGCTTTTTATACAGATAAGCTTTTTGTAAGCCTTGATTATTCCCAAATTGAACTTAGACTCCTTGCACATTTCAGTGAAGATTCCTCAATGATAAAAGCTTTTTTGGAAAATGCCGACATACACCAGAAAACAGCCGATATTATAGGAACCACAAGAAGTATTGCAAAATCTATAAATTTCGGTCTAATCTACGGAATGGGGCCTAAAAAGCTTAGTGAAACCATAAATGTTTCCATGAAAGAGGCAAAAGAATTTATAGAAAAATATTTTTCATCATTCCCTACAGTAAAAGATTTTCTGGAAAAAATCAAAATAAATGCAAGGGATAATGGATTCGTGGAAACACTTTTTAAAAGAAGAAGATTTTTCGATTTTGCAAGTGCAAACGCGCGGACATTGGCAATGTTTGAAAGAGAAGCGGTTAATACAATTTTTCAGGGAAGTGCAGCAGATATTATTAAAAAAGCAATGCTTGATATTAAAAATTTTAACCCAAGTGCAAAAATGATTCTTCAAATCCACGACGAACTTATTTTTGAAATAGAAGATGAAAAAGAAGCATTAGAATACAAAAAAATAATGGAAAATGTTGTAAAACTAAAAGTACCTTTAAAAGTAGGAATTAGTTTTGGAAAAAGGTGGGGGGAGCTTAAATGA
- a CDS encoding isoprenylcysteine carboxylmethyltransferase family protein yields the protein MKKRFTYWIVLFLADLGVCFFAPRLIEKNLFLEILGVLFIIYAIMLNSIAGRTLKLYGHKVKTDKFSPPDKFVNVGIFSCMRHPGQFGNMFLMVGVALLSSKIIAVLFAGWLMFLGAMFILFVEEAEAIKKFGKSYCEYIAKTPPFKFSFKCLKMGIEVIRNKPFVKY from the coding sequence ATGAAAAAAAGATTTACATACTGGATAGTTTTGTTTTTAGCCGATTTAGGAGTTTGCTTTTTTGCCCCGAGATTAATTGAAAAAAATCTGTTTTTAGAAATTTTAGGGGTTTTGTTTATAATTTATGCCATTATGTTAAATTCAATTGCGGGAAGAACTCTTAAACTTTACGGACACAAAGTTAAAACAGATAAATTTTCCCCTCCGGATAAATTTGTAAATGTCGGAATTTTTAGCTGTATGAGACACCCCGGGCAGTTTGGAAATATGTTTTTGATGGTAGGAGTTGCTCTTTTAAGCTCAAAAATTATAGCTGTTTTATTTGCCGGCTGGCTTATGTTTTTGGGAGCTATGTTTATTTTATTTGTAGAAGAGGCTGAAGCTATTAAAAAATTTGGAAAAAGCTATTGCGAATACATTGCAAAAACACCCCCTTTTAAATTTTCTTTTAAATGCTTGAAAATGGGGATTGAGGTTATTAGAAATAAACCTTTTGTAAAATATTGA
- the rmuC gene encoding DNA recombination protein RmuC — protein sequence MKEIYLIIILIVVLAFVAIGFMYYVMNKTKSENEKVKAEFEELNKIYGQTKENFQNHMAQAAVMEKEIENLEEKIKEYENIKTEYEKLRNEKNRLSEEKSALNEKLSFLEEIKEKYDALLKENQKDKALIKELQTKLNEEQKAYEEKLSIIKKSEEELKTAFENVANKILEENAKKLSNDGIKNFENILNPLNNNLKDFKERVNKLYESEIKNISSLFNELKNLKELNQQLSQDANNLTKALKGDVKKVGNWGEVVLERILEMSGLREGEEFKREVVFKDGNKILRPDVVVYLPNERIVIIDSKVSLNAYDEYVGGNEDALKNHLISVKRHIDTLAEKKYESLNHNSLDFILMFVPIEGALMLALENEPGLFEYAFKKRIILTSPTTLLAALRSIEVSWRYEKQAKNIAEVVKSAENLYDKIRGFIEDFEKVGDSIDKAGKSFESAKNKLITGRGNVISQISRLKDKAGIKPKKELPKDYVEIAKIESEK from the coding sequence ATGAAAGAAATTTATTTAATTATTATTTTAATTGTTGTTTTAGCTTTTGTGGCTATAGGCTTTATGTATTATGTGATGAATAAAACAAAATCGGAAAATGAAAAAGTCAAAGCCGAGTTTGAAGAATTGAATAAAATATACGGACAAACAAAAGAGAATTTTCAAAATCATATGGCTCAGGCAGCCGTTATGGAAAAAGAAATTGAAAATTTAGAAGAAAAAATAAAAGAATATGAAAATATAAAAACAGAATATGAAAAATTAAGAAACGAAAAAAACAGACTTTCTGAAGAAAAATCGGCTTTAAATGAAAAACTTTCGTTTTTGGAAGAGATAAAAGAAAAATATGACGCTCTTTTGAAAGAAAACCAAAAAGACAAAGCGTTAATAAAAGAACTTCAGACAAAGCTAAATGAAGAGCAAAAAGCTTACGAAGAAAAACTCTCAATTATCAAAAAAAGCGAAGAAGAGTTAAAAACGGCTTTTGAAAATGTTGCAAATAAAATTTTAGAAGAAAATGCCAAAAAACTTTCAAACGACGGTATTAAAAATTTTGAAAATATATTAAATCCTCTTAACAATAATTTAAAAGATTTTAAAGAAAGAGTAAATAAACTGTATGAAAGTGAAATTAAAAACATATCTTCACTTTTTAATGAACTTAAGAATTTGAAAGAATTAAACCAGCAGCTAAGCCAGGATGCAAATAATCTGACAAAAGCCTTAAAAGGGGATGTTAAAAAGGTTGGAAACTGGGGTGAGGTTGTGCTTGAGAGAATACTTGAAATGAGCGGGTTAAGGGAAGGGGAAGAGTTTAAAAGAGAAGTGGTGTTTAAAGACGGAAATAAAATATTAAGACCGGATGTGGTGGTATATCTTCCAAATGAAAGAATTGTCATAATAGATTCAAAAGTCTCTTTAAATGCATATGACGAATATGTTGGGGGAAATGAAGATGCTTTGAAAAATCATCTGATTTCGGTAAAAAGACACATTGACACACTGGCCGAAAAAAAATATGAATCCCTAAATCATAATTCACTTGATTTTATTTTAATGTTTGTACCGATTGAAGGGGCTTTGATGCTGGCACTTGAAAATGAGCCGGGTTTATTTGAATATGCATTTAAAAAAAGGATAATTTTAACATCTCCTACTACCCTTTTGGCTGCTCTTAGAAGTATTGAAGTTTCCTGGAGATACGAAAAACAGGCAAAAAACATTGCCGAAGTTGTTAAATCTGCCGAAAACTTATACGATAAAATAAGAGGTTTTATAGAAGATTTTGAAAAAGTGGGAGACTCAATAGACAAAGCCGGAAAATCTTTTGAAAGTGCAAAAAACAAACTGATTACCGGAAGGGGAAATGTAATTTCACAAATCAGCAGATTAAAAGACAAAGCGGGGATTAAACCTAAAAAAGAGTTGCCGAAAGATTATGTTGAAATTGCAAAAATAGAAAGTGAAAAATGA